The following coding sequences lie in one uncultured Mailhella sp. genomic window:
- a CDS encoding ABC transporter substrate-binding protein — protein sequence MSILKKAALALTLALFCVHSAPAADALKIGSLPAADSLILHAAQKDGVFAAHGLDVEVVSFQSALELGAAMRAGSLDGHFGDIINVLMQNENGAPQIIVATTSHSSPKARFFGLAVSPKSSAESLADLKGKTCSIGRATIVDFVLDSLLAQEGAAGSLEKRDIRQIPVRLQMLLSGQIESALLPEPLLSLVEGQGARVLLDDRKLDLPLAVIALRKPGNADDPAFADRIQRFRASLKEEAERINAAPDAYKAMMQQLGLLAPKAAEHYAMLRFEEPFTPLGLPSEEDLQRYAEWMQQNRLLKKGLPALSDIVFQEKK from the coding sequence ATGTCCATACTGAAAAAAGCCGCCCTCGCCCTGACGCTCGCCCTGTTCTGCGTCCATTCCGCCCCGGCCGCCGACGCCCTGAAAATAGGCTCCCTGCCCGCCGCGGACTCGCTCATTCTGCACGCCGCGCAAAAAGACGGCGTGTTCGCCGCCCACGGTCTCGACGTGGAAGTCGTGTCCTTCCAGAGCGCTCTGGAACTCGGCGCCGCCATGCGCGCAGGCTCGCTCGACGGCCATTTCGGCGACATCATCAACGTGCTCATGCAGAACGAAAACGGCGCGCCGCAGATCATCGTGGCCACCACCTCCCACTCTTCGCCGAAGGCGCGCTTCTTCGGCCTGGCCGTCAGCCCGAAATCTTCCGCCGAGTCGCTGGCCGATCTCAAGGGCAAAACCTGTTCCATCGGCCGGGCCACCATCGTGGATTTCGTGCTCGACTCGCTGCTCGCGCAGGAAGGCGCGGCCGGTTCGCTGGAAAAGCGCGACATCCGGCAGATTCCGGTGCGGCTTCAGATGCTGCTCTCCGGGCAGATAGAATCCGCGCTCCTGCCCGAACCTCTGCTCTCCCTGGTGGAAGGTCAGGGCGCGCGCGTGCTCCTCGACGACAGAAAGCTCGATCTGCCGCTTGCCGTCATTGCGCTGCGAAAGCCGGGCAATGCCGACGATCCGGCCTTTGCCGACCGCATTCAGCGCTTCCGCGCATCGCTCAAGGAAGAGGCCGAGCGCATCAACGCCGCGCCCGACGCCTACAAGGCCATGATGCAGCAGCTCGGTCTGCTCGCGCCCAAAGCCGCGGAACACTACGCCATGCTCCGTTTTGAAGAACCCTTCACGCCGCTGGGCCTGCCCTCGGAAGAGGATCTGCAGCGCTACGCCGAGTGGATGCAGCAGAACAGACTGCTCAAAAAGGGCCTTCCCGCCCTGAGCGACATCGTGTTTCAGGAAAAGAAATGA
- a CDS encoding C-GCAxxG-C-C family protein, translated as MTTTVQRVHDLYWNSNINCARAMLACLGEAFGVTVAPQTFHAAVGMHGAGRFRAQCGLVEGALMFIGILGTERGKTEKDIETLCRSFAEAFTARFGSLLCRDLRPGGFQPSDPPHACEGVTVEAVDFAKRFLADAGFRPQQD; from the coding sequence ATGACCACGACCGTGCAGCGCGTTCACGACCTCTACTGGAACAGCAACATCAACTGCGCACGCGCCATGCTCGCCTGTCTCGGCGAGGCCTTCGGCGTGACCGTGGCTCCGCAGACCTTCCACGCCGCCGTCGGCATGCACGGCGCAGGCAGATTCCGCGCCCAGTGCGGCCTCGTGGAAGGCGCGCTCATGTTCATCGGCATTCTCGGCACAGAGCGCGGCAAGACGGAAAAGGACATAGAAACGCTCTGCCGCAGCTTTGCCGAAGCCTTCACGGCGCGTTTCGGCTCCCTGCTCTGCCGCGATCTGCGGCCCGGAGGTTTTCAGCCTTCCGATCCGCCCCACGCCTGCGAAGGCGTCACCGTGGAAGCCGTGGACTTTGCCAAACGCTTTCTTGCCGACGCCGGATTCCGCCCTCAGCAGGACTGA
- a CDS encoding LacI family DNA-binding transcriptional regulator: protein MTTKKRITLEDVSRTAGVSLTTASMILSGRPDVSFSPETVQNVRRTADVLGYRAPVRRRSRPRSSRKLVLIVSPNVGNAYYANMVQAIQQSAEQHGVSTLIFTTYRDAEKEKEILDMALEMGASGMVFTMMPQSVEQLEKVNRSLPIVVIGDRNTSLNVDTVELDNYSAGMLVGRHMLGLGHRHIAFISTTLNNANAIRIRRLDGVRAVYAQEPDTSVQVFAREITPLEELNDIGIEHRTGYELTMDCLKRCPNISGIVAVNDFVAYGVLDALEDKGLKVPDDYSVCGFDNLSASRFWNVGLTSVEHHIEEKGRNAFTILYERMTGNSTPNNITRVEFSHHLLENRSTAPFHPSREKTDSVL, encoded by the coding sequence ATGACGACGAAAAAAAGAATCACCCTGGAAGACGTGAGCCGGACGGCCGGCGTTTCGCTGACCACTGCTTCCATGATACTCAGCGGAAGGCCGGACGTGTCCTTCTCCCCCGAAACAGTGCAGAACGTGCGCCGCACGGCCGACGTTCTGGGCTATCGCGCGCCCGTGCGGCGCAGAAGCCGTCCGCGGTCTTCCAGAAAGCTCGTGCTCATCGTCAGCCCCAACGTCGGCAACGCCTACTATGCCAACATGGTGCAGGCCATTCAGCAGTCTGCGGAGCAGCACGGCGTTTCCACGCTCATCTTCACCACCTACCGCGACGCCGAAAAGGAAAAGGAAATCCTCGACATGGCGCTGGAAATGGGCGCTTCGGGCATGGTGTTCACCATGATGCCGCAAAGCGTGGAGCAGCTGGAAAAGGTCAACCGCAGCCTGCCCATCGTGGTCATCGGCGACAGGAACACCAGCCTCAACGTGGATACCGTGGAGCTCGACAACTACAGCGCAGGCATGCTGGTGGGGCGTCACATGCTCGGGCTCGGGCACAGGCACATCGCCTTCATTTCCACCACGCTCAACAATGCCAACGCCATACGCATACGCCGGCTCGACGGCGTGCGGGCCGTCTATGCCCAGGAGCCGGACACATCCGTGCAGGTGTTCGCCCGCGAAATCACGCCTCTTGAGGAACTGAACGACATCGGCATAGAACACCGTACGGGCTACGAACTCACCATGGACTGCCTGAAGCGCTGCCCGAACATTTCCGGCATCGTGGCGGTCAACGACTTCGTGGCCTACGGCGTGCTCGACGCGCTGGAGGACAAGGGGCTCAAAGTGCCGGACGACTACAGCGTGTGCGGCTTCGACAATCTCTCCGCCTCCCGCTTCTGGAACGTCGGCCTCACGTCCGTGGAACATCACATCGAGGAAAAAGGCAGAAACGCCTTCACCATTCTCTACGAGCGCATGACCGGCAACAGCACGCCCAACAACATCACGCGCGTGGAATTTTCCCATCATCTGCTGGAAAACCGCTCCACCGCGCCCTTCCATCCCTCCCGGGAAAAAACTGATTCCGTCCTTTAA
- a CDS encoding MFS transporter, with translation MSAPSKKEIRKVVLASLLGATIEWYDFFLYGVVAGIVFNKLYFPTEDPFIGTLLAYSTFAIGYLARPFGGFVFGHFGDRLGRKSMLVLTMLIMGLATIGIGLVPTYAQIGIAAPIILQTFRLCQGLGLGGEWGGAVLMTYEYASKKERAFYASIPQMGLATGLCLSSGVVALLSWGLTDEQFLAWGWRLAFLVSVLLVCVALYVRMHILETPDFQKAQEKAHQDKEKKTLPIVKVCKEHPGNIALGIGARWIDGVFFNVLAVFVITYLVQYVNVPRTEALSMVMISALVMCPFILIAGRLADRYGRGLVYGVASILCGLSIFPSFWLMGASEGNLFMIGIAIIVPISVFYAGVFGPEAALFSDLFPADVRYTGISIVYQFPGFLVAGIVPGLCTYFIKVADGDPIYVCLYTMLAAATSGISAFIVQRKHNAAVRRLGDDVEHV, from the coding sequence ATGAGCGCGCCCAGCAAAAAAGAAATCCGCAAGGTGGTACTGGCCAGCCTTCTCGGAGCCACCATTGAATGGTACGACTTCTTCCTGTACGGCGTTGTCGCGGGCATCGTCTTCAACAAGCTGTACTTCCCCACGGAAGATCCCTTCATCGGCACGCTTCTCGCCTACAGCACCTTTGCCATCGGCTATCTGGCCCGTCCCTTCGGCGGATTCGTGTTCGGCCACTTCGGCGACAGGCTGGGCCGCAAGAGCATGCTCGTGCTCACCATGCTCATCATGGGTCTTGCCACCATCGGCATCGGTCTTGTACCCACCTACGCGCAGATAGGCATTGCCGCGCCCATCATTCTGCAGACGTTCCGTCTCTGCCAGGGCCTCGGCCTCGGCGGCGAATGGGGCGGCGCCGTGCTCATGACCTATGAATACGCCAGCAAGAAGGAACGCGCCTTCTACGCCAGCATCCCGCAGATGGGTCTGGCCACGGGCCTGTGCCTGTCTTCCGGCGTGGTGGCCCTGCTCTCCTGGGGCCTCACCGACGAACAGTTCCTCGCCTGGGGCTGGAGACTGGCCTTCCTCGTGAGCGTGCTGCTGGTCTGCGTGGCTCTCTACGTCCGCATGCACATCCTTGAAACCCCCGACTTCCAGAAGGCTCAGGAAAAGGCCCATCAGGACAAGGAAAAGAAGACCCTGCCCATCGTCAAGGTGTGCAAGGAACATCCCGGCAACATCGCTCTCGGCATCGGCGCCCGCTGGATCGACGGCGTGTTCTTCAACGTGCTGGCCGTGTTCGTCATCACCTACCTCGTGCAGTACGTGAACGTGCCGCGCACCGAAGCCCTCTCCATGGTCATGATCTCCGCTCTGGTCATGTGCCCCTTCATCCTCATTGCCGGACGTCTTGCCGACCGCTACGGCCGCGGCCTGGTGTACGGCGTGGCCAGCATTCTCTGCGGCCTGTCCATCTTCCCCTCCTTCTGGCTCATGGGCGCGAGCGAAGGCAATCTGTTCATGATCGGCATCGCCATCATCGTTCCCATCAGCGTGTTCTACGCCGGCGTGTTCGGTCCTGAAGCCGCCCTGTTTTCCGATCTCTTCCCCGCCGACGTGCGCTACACCGGCATTTCCATCGTGTATCAGTTCCCCGGCTTCCTCGTGGCCGGCATCGTGCCCGGCCTGTGCACCTACTTCATCAAGGTTGCCGACGGCGATCCCATCTACGTGTGCCTCTACACCATGCTGGCTGCGGCCACGAGCGGCATTTCGGCCTTCATCGTGCAGCGCAAGCACAACGCTGCGGTCCGCCGCCTCGGCGACGACGTGGAGCACGTATAG
- a CDS encoding phosphodiesterase, producing MRVLQISDFHLRGDGRLSFRVVDTPKCLETAAKHLFGLAQKPDMMVITGDLADSGDEHAYHMLYDALSPLNIPIYAVPGNHDRRDRMRSILKGWCPENAETEPWLCYAVEEDEVRFLMMDSMSPGSHSGHMPEPCAAWLEKELARRPGVPTLVFMHHPPFVTGMGAMDEPYENVDRLRGILERAPWVRLCCGHMHRPIFTQWGGVMALTAPAASMQIDLDFSPEGGDTFVMEAPGYLLHDWRDGAWNTHVCQIYGTPTYAGPYRFLDSVNPTEE from the coding sequence ATGCGAGTACTTCAGATTTCAGATTTTCATCTCCGCGGAGACGGTCGTCTTTCCTTTCGCGTGGTGGACACCCCGAAATGTCTTGAGACGGCGGCGAAGCATCTTTTCGGCCTGGCCCAGAAGCCGGACATGATGGTCATTACCGGAGACCTAGCCGACAGCGGCGACGAGCACGCCTATCACATGCTCTACGACGCGCTCTCTCCCCTGAACATTCCCATCTACGCGGTTCCCGGCAACCACGACCGGCGCGACAGAATGCGTTCCATCCTCAAGGGCTGGTGCCCCGAAAACGCCGAAACCGAACCCTGGCTCTGCTACGCCGTGGAAGAGGACGAAGTGCGCTTTCTCATGATGGACAGCATGAGCCCCGGCTCTCATTCCGGACACATGCCGGAACCGTGCGCCGCGTGGCTGGAAAAGGAACTGGCGCGTCGCCCCGGCGTGCCCACGCTGGTGTTCATGCATCATCCGCCCTTCGTCACGGGCATGGGCGCCATGGACGAGCCCTATGAAAACGTGGATCGTCTGCGCGGCATTCTGGAAAGGGCTCCCTGGGTGCGGCTGTGCTGCGGTCACATGCACCGCCCCATCTTCACGCAGTGGGGCGGAGTGATGGCCCTGACGGCGCCCGCCGCCTCCATGCAGATCGATCTCGACTTCTCTCCCGAAGGCGGCGACACCTTCGTGATGGAAGCCCCCGGCTATCTGCTGCACGACTGGCGCGACGGCGCATGGAACACCCATGTCTGCCAGATCTACGGCACGCCCACCTACGCCGGTCCGTACCGCTTCCTCGATTCCGTGAATCCCACGGAAGAATAA
- a CDS encoding LacI family DNA-binding transcriptional regulator, translated as MNAKKKVTLEDVSRNAGVSLSSVSMILNARADVSFSPETVQKVRQAAKELGYRAPSRRAKGRLPGRNVVFIVTPNIANAYYSGLVQAIQQAAEERSFSTLIFTTYREARKEEEVMNMALALGAAGMIFTLTPQSLRKVEKLNGKIPVVVMGDKNSSPKIDTVELDNYSAGVLIARHMLNLGHRHIAFISAMMNATNAIRLRRLQGVKDVYAENPGCSVQVFTRDYTPHEELNSIDLEQRIGYELAAECLKKKSRISGFVAVNDFIAYGVLDAIADKGFRVPEDYSVCGFNNLSSSRISRVGLTTVEQQTQARARSAFDILYERICGGDAVSVLTRMEYTHHLLERRSTAPARQSLQEKS; from the coding sequence GTGAATGCCAAGAAAAAAGTGACGCTGGAAGACGTGAGCCGCAACGCGGGCGTGTCGCTGAGCTCCGTTTCCATGATCCTCAACGCCCGGGCCGACGTGTCCTTTTCCCCGGAAACGGTGCAGAAGGTGCGTCAGGCCGCCAAGGAACTCGGCTACCGCGCGCCCTCGCGGCGCGCCAAAGGCCGCCTGCCGGGAAGAAACGTGGTGTTCATCGTCACGCCGAACATCGCCAACGCCTATTATTCCGGGCTGGTGCAGGCCATTCAGCAGGCCGCCGAGGAACGCAGCTTTTCCACGCTCATCTTCACCACCTACCGCGAGGCCAGAAAGGAAGAGGAAGTCATGAACATGGCCCTGGCGCTGGGCGCCGCGGGCATGATCTTCACGCTCACTCCCCAAAGCCTGCGCAAGGTGGAAAAACTCAACGGCAAGATTCCCGTCGTGGTCATGGGCGACAAGAACTCCAGCCCCAAAATCGACACCGTGGAGCTCGACAACTACAGCGCCGGAGTGCTCATAGCGCGTCACATGCTGAACCTCGGCCACAGACACATCGCCTTCATTTCCGCCATGATGAACGCCACCAACGCCATACGCCTGCGCAGGCTGCAGGGCGTGAAGGACGTCTATGCCGAAAACCCCGGCTGTTCCGTTCAGGTGTTCACCAGAGACTACACTCCGCACGAGGAGCTCAACAGCATCGATCTGGAACAGCGCATAGGCTACGAGCTCGCCGCGGAATGCCTGAAAAAGAAAAGCCGCATTTCCGGCTTCGTGGCCGTGAACGACTTCATCGCCTACGGCGTGCTCGACGCCATTGCGGACAAGGGCTTCCGCGTGCCCGAAGACTACAGCGTGTGCGGATTCAACAATCTGTCCTCCTCCCGCATTTCGCGCGTGGGGCTCACCACCGTGGAACAGCAGACGCAGGCCAGAGCCCGCAGCGCCTTCGACATTCTCTACGAGCGCATCTGCGGCGGCGACGCCGTCAGCGTCCTCACCCGCATGGAATACACCCATCATCTGCTGGAACGCCGTTCCACGGCTCCGGCCCGGCAGTCTCTGCAGGAGAAATCATGA
- a CDS encoding FAD-binding protein, translating into MIPVSKTIEADVVIVGGGIGGAMAAIAASEGGAKRVIVLEKCHVKRSGSGATGNDHFSCYIPEVHGDDVEPVLTALMNSLVGQAKDVELMRLHLLESFDIVKKWEEWGINMRPLGRWNFQGHALPGKPRAFLKFDGRKQKAVLAEQMKKHGVTVLNHHPVVELAKENGRVCGALAIDAGKPEPSFVLVSAPCVILSTGLTHRLYVNGSTPNYLFNTAHCPNNAGGQALGWRIGASMVNMEIPYTHAGTKYLQRAGKATWIGVYRYPDGKPLGPFVTKPDPEYGDVTSDIWNSAFLDVMHNGRGPAYLDCSENTPETLAYMRKAMFDEGLSALIAYMDAKGIDPAKHAVEFTRFEPILHGRGLDVDKNGQTTVPGLYAAGDMVGNAGCGLGLAAWMGWRAGHAAAADAASAKGSADLAANPAIKAKMELLSSFMDREIGAEWQEANIALTQIMSDYANVGPYNVRSETLLKAGLGYLAQLREETNASMKASCSHTLMRAAEVLDLFDCAECIMRSALERKETRGNHKRADYTFTNPLLADKMLDVTKQDDGSVVTSWRNMKH; encoded by the coding sequence ATGATTCCTGTTTCCAAGACTATTGAAGCCGATGTCGTCATCGTTGGCGGAGGCATCGGCGGGGCCATGGCCGCCATTGCGGCATCCGAAGGCGGAGCCAAGCGCGTGATCGTGCTGGAAAAGTGCCATGTGAAGCGTTCCGGCTCCGGGGCCACGGGCAACGATCATTTCAGCTGCTACATTCCCGAAGTCCACGGCGACGACGTGGAACCCGTGCTCACCGCCCTCATGAACAGCCTCGTGGGACAGGCCAAGGACGTGGAACTCATGCGCCTGCACCTTCTGGAGAGCTTCGACATCGTGAAGAAGTGGGAAGAATGGGGCATCAACATGCGTCCCCTCGGACGCTGGAACTTCCAGGGACACGCCCTGCCCGGCAAGCCCCGCGCCTTCCTGAAATTCGACGGCCGCAAGCAGAAGGCCGTGCTCGCCGAACAGATGAAGAAACACGGCGTCACCGTGCTCAATCACCATCCCGTGGTGGAGCTCGCCAAGGAAAACGGACGCGTCTGCGGCGCGCTCGCCATCGACGCCGGCAAGCCCGAACCCTCGTTCGTGCTGGTGAGCGCTCCCTGCGTCATTCTGTCCACGGGTCTCACCCATCGGCTCTACGTCAACGGCTCCACGCCCAACTATCTGTTCAACACCGCCCACTGCCCCAACAACGCCGGCGGTCAGGCCCTCGGCTGGCGCATCGGCGCGAGCATGGTGAACATGGAAATCCCCTACACCCACGCCGGCACCAAGTACCTGCAGCGCGCAGGCAAGGCCACGTGGATAGGCGTGTACCGCTACCCCGACGGCAAGCCGCTCGGCCCCTTCGTGACCAAGCCCGATCCTGAATACGGCGACGTCACCTCCGACATCTGGAACTCCGCCTTCCTCGACGTCATGCACAACGGACGCGGCCCCGCCTACCTCGACTGCTCGGAGAACACGCCCGAAACTCTGGCCTACATGCGCAAGGCCATGTTCGACGAAGGCCTCTCCGCCCTCATCGCCTACATGGACGCCAAGGGCATTGACCCGGCCAAACATGCCGTGGAATTCACCCGCTTCGAGCCCATTCTGCACGGACGCGGCCTCGACGTGGACAAGAACGGACAGACCACCGTGCCCGGCCTCTACGCCGCGGGCGACATGGTGGGCAACGCGGGCTGCGGTCTCGGCCTCGCCGCCTGGATGGGCTGGAGAGCCGGTCACGCCGCCGCGGCCGACGCCGCTTCGGCCAAGGGCAGCGCGGATCTTGCCGCCAATCCCGCCATCAAGGCCAAGATGGAGCTGCTCTCCTCCTTCATGGACAGAGAAATAGGCGCGGAATGGCAGGAAGCCAACATCGCCCTCACCCAGATCATGAGCGACTACGCCAACGTGGGCCCCTACAACGTGCGTTCCGAAACGCTGCTCAAGGCCGGTCTCGGCTACCTGGCCCAGCTGCGCGAGGAAACGAATGCCAGCATGAAGGCCTCCTGCTCCCACACCCTCATGCGCGCGGCGGAAGTGCTCGACCTGTTCGACTGCGCCGAATGCATCATGCGTTCCGCGCTGGAGCGCAAGGAAACCCGCGGCAATCACAAGCGTGCGGACTACACCTTCACCAATCCGCTTCTTGCCGACAAGATGCTCGACGTCACGAAACAGGACGACGGCTCCGTCGTCACCTCGTGGCGCAACATGAAACATTGA
- a CDS encoding ferredoxin family protein, translating into MPPVIDPSKCVGCGTCADICNSNIFVFDRSKDKMPQVKFSDECWHCDSCVLDCPKGAITLRIPLAFTLLHVDADSLKPQEAKS; encoded by the coding sequence ATGCCTCCCGTTATTGATCCCAGTAAATGCGTAGGTTGTGGAACCTGCGCCGACATCTGCAACTCCAATATCTTCGTGTTCGACCGCTCCAAGGACAAAATGCCTCAGGTCAAATTCTCGGACGAATGCTGGCACTGCGACTCCTGCGTGCTCGACTGTCCCAAGGGCGCCATCACGCTCCGTATTCCTCTGGCGTTCACGCTGCTGCACGTCGATGCCGACTCTCTCAAACCCCAGGAGGCGAAGTCATGA
- a CDS encoding FAD-dependent oxidoreductase codes for MLAFNPPLSTDVLVVGGGIGGLCAAISAARAGAKTMVAEKADTRRSGSGATGNDHFACYYPKAHGSDIRVILKELRQSLVGAYHDEKLSLRFLEESIHMVDRWQEWGINMKPFGDDYEFMGHAYPGRPRIWLKYDGHNQKQVLTRQAKKEGVEIVNHMPVVDLIKIDGEIAGALALDVSKDVPSFTVIRAKKVVLSTGTANRLYPAAGSPGWPFNTAFCPACTGAAQAQGWRIGAKMVNMEMPNRHAGPKFFARAGKSTWIGVYRYPNGKLLGPFVDRATRYVGDITCDVWNSAYTDVLLNGSGPAYIDCTQTKPEDLAFMREGMISEGLTTLVDYMDRTGLDVSKHAVEFMQYEPHIIGRGLEIDIDGQTSVPGLYAAGDMVGNFRADIAGAAVYGWIAGGHAGASAASCELKNAETSPWVAERAQLYSSFMERESGAAWKEANLAVQQIMDSYAAAGPHRLRSATLLTAGLKYMADLRKNAINEISVPDAHSLMRAIETLDLMDNGEIIMHAALERKETRGMHMRSDYTFTNPLLSDKFLDVWQENGTVRTEWRQCWN; via the coding sequence ATGCTTGCATTCAATCCTCCCCTTTCCACTGATGTCCTGGTTGTCGGCGGCGGCATAGGCGGTCTGTGCGCGGCCATTTCCGCCGCCCGCGCCGGAGCCAAGACCATGGTGGCCGAAAAGGCCGACACCCGCCGCTCCGGTTCCGGCGCCACGGGCAACGACCACTTTGCCTGCTATTACCCCAAGGCCCACGGCAGCGACATCCGCGTCATTCTCAAGGAACTGCGTCAGAGCCTCGTGGGCGCCTACCACGATGAAAAGCTCTCCCTGCGCTTCCTGGAAGAGAGCATCCACATGGTGGACCGCTGGCAGGAATGGGGCATCAACATGAAGCCCTTCGGCGACGACTACGAATTCATGGGTCACGCCTATCCCGGCCGTCCGCGCATCTGGCTCAAGTACGACGGTCACAATCAGAAGCAGGTGCTCACCAGACAGGCCAAAAAGGAAGGCGTGGAAATCGTCAACCACATGCCCGTCGTCGACCTCATCAAGATCGACGGCGAAATCGCGGGCGCGCTCGCGCTGGACGTGTCCAAAGACGTGCCGTCCTTCACCGTCATCCGCGCCAAGAAGGTGGTGCTCTCCACCGGCACGGCCAACCGTCTGTATCCGGCCGCGGGCTCGCCGGGCTGGCCGTTCAACACGGCCTTCTGCCCCGCCTGCACGGGCGCGGCGCAGGCGCAGGGCTGGCGCATCGGCGCAAAGATGGTGAACATGGAAATGCCCAACCGTCACGCCGGGCCCAAATTCTTCGCCCGCGCGGGCAAGTCCACGTGGATAGGCGTGTACCGCTATCCCAACGGCAAGCTGCTCGGCCCCTTCGTGGACAGAGCCACCCGCTATGTGGGCGACATCACCTGCGACGTGTGGAACTCCGCCTACACCGACGTACTTCTGAACGGCAGCGGCCCCGCCTACATCGACTGCACCCAGACCAAGCCCGAAGACCTCGCCTTCATGCGCGAGGGCATGATCAGCGAAGGACTTACCACGCTGGTGGACTACATGGACCGCACCGGCCTCGACGTTTCCAAGCACGCCGTGGAATTCATGCAGTACGAGCCGCACATCATCGGCCGCGGCCTGGAAATCGACATCGACGGCCAGACCTCCGTTCCCGGCCTCTACGCCGCGGGCGACATGGTGGGCAACTTCCGCGCCGACATCGCTGGCGCGGCCGTGTACGGCTGGATTGCGGGCGGTCACGCCGGCGCTTCCGCCGCCTCCTGCGAGCTCAAGAATGCCGAAACTTCGCCCTGGGTTGCGGAACGCGCGCAGCTCTACAGCAGCTTCATGGAACGCGAAAGCGGCGCGGCCTGGAAGGAAGCCAACCTCGCCGTGCAGCAGATCATGGATTCCTACGCCGCTGCGGGTCCGCATCGTCTGCGTTCGGCCACGCTGCTCACCGCCGGCCTGAAGTACATGGCCGATCTGCGCAAGAACGCGATCAACGAAATCTCCGTGCCGGACGCGCACAGCCTCATGAGAGCCATCGAAACCCTCGATCTCATGGACAACGGCGAAATCATCATGCACGCCGCCCTCGAACGCAAGGAAACCCGCGGCATGCACATGCGCTCCGACTACACCTTCACCAACCCCCTGCTCTCCGACAAGTTCCTCGACGTCTGGCAGGAAAACGGCACCGTCCGCACCGAATGGCGTCAGTGCTGGAATTAG
- a CDS encoding ferredoxin family protein, which translates to MPPIIHADRCTHCGMCATICPMNIFKHEKGQTPRVAYPEECWHCNACVLDCPVHAVELRLPLNYMVLHVDADTLHA; encoded by the coding sequence ATGCCTCCCATTATCCATGCCGACCGCTGCACTCATTGCGGCATGTGCGCGACCATCTGCCCCATGAACATCTTCAAGCATGAAAAAGGGCAGACTCCCCGGGTGGCCTACCCGGAAGAGTGCTGGCACTGCAACGCCTGCGTTCTCGACTGCCCGGTTCATGCCGTGGAACTGCGCCTTCCCCTCAACTATATGGTTCTGCATGTCGATGCGGACACCCTGCACGCCTAG